TGTAAGGAACAACCGGTCGACGGCCGCGCGGGCCGCGAGCGCGCCCACATCGCGATGGGCATCCCGCGCGGCGTCTCCCAGCTCCAGCATGTCTCCCAGCACCGCGACCACGGGGCGACCGGCGGCCAGCGTCACCGCCGTCTCAACGGCGACGGCCACCGACCCGGGGTTCGCGTTGTACGTGTCGTTCAGGATCGTCCACTCCCCCGCCGTCAGGACCTGCATCCGGTTCGCCGTCGGCTCAAAGGAGGAAAGAGCCTCGGCGGCGTCGTCCCGGGGAACCCCGAGGAGGTCGCCGACCGCGACCGCCGCGAGCGCGTTCATCACGTTGTGGCGGCCGGGGACCGGCAGGGTGAATGCCGTCCCGCCGACCGTGAACCGCACGGTTCCGCCCTCCGCGCGAACGTCGGAGCCTCTCACGTCCGCGTCCGGGCCGAGCCCGAACGTCACCGTCGTCTCCGGTCCCCTCGCCGCTTGCGACATGACGCGTTCGTCGTCGGCGTTCAGCACAGCGGTCCCGTTCTCCGGGAGCGCCTCGAGAAGCTCGCCCTTGGCACGTGCGATCGTCTCGAGGTCCTTCATCGACTCGAGGTGCGACGCCGCCACGTTGGTAATGACGCCTACGGACGGCCTCGCTGCGCCGGCCAGCGTCGTGATCTCCCCGGGGTGGTTCATGCCGATCTCGACGACCGCGGCCTCGGTGTCGCTCTCCAGTCGGAAGAGGGTATGAGGCACGCCGATGTGGTTGTTGTAGTTGCCCTCGGTCCTGAGCGTCCGGTGACGGGTCGTGAGTACGGACGCCACCATGTCCTTGGTCGTCGTCTTGCCGTTCGAGCCCGTGATGCCGACGACGACGGGCGAGAAGTCATCGCGGTACCAGCCCGCGAGGTCGATGAGCGCTTCGACCGTGTCGCCTACCTCGAGGAGTCGGTCGCCCTCGACGACGGCGCCCGTCTCGCCCGCGCGCTCGTCTGCGGAGGGAATGTCCGGTCGCCCCCGCTCTACGACGGCCGCCACGGCGCCGCGCCTCATGGCCTCGGCGACGTAGGCGTGACCGTCGTAGTTCTCGCCGGGAACGGCGAAGAAGAGCTCGCCGGACGAGATCGTCCTGGAGTCGGTCGACACGCCCAGGACCTCCTCGTCCGGGACGGCCTTCCTGGCGATGTGCAGCGCCTCGGCCACGTCCCTGAGCCTCCTCGATTCCATCACTCGCCGCCCGGAAGCGTCGTTTCGACGGCCGCGCGGATCTCCTCGCGGTCGTCGAAGTGCCGCTTCTCTGTCCCGATGATCTGGTAGTCCTCGTGTCCCTTCCCGGCGACCAGCACGACGTCGCCCTTCCGGGCGATGCCGACCGCGCGCACGATCGCCGCGCGACGATCGGGCACGACCTCGACGTCCGCCCCGCTTTCGTTGGCCCGCACTCCGTTGAGGATGTCCGCGATGATCGTCGAGGGGTCCTCGGTGCGCGGGTTGTCCGACGTGACGATGACGACGTCGGCCTGCCTCGCCGCGATCTCCCCCATCTGTGGCCGCTTCCCGCGGTCGCGGTCGCCCCCGCAGCCGAAGACCACGATGAGACGTCCGGGATCGAGGTCGCGAAGCGCGGCGAGGGCCTTCTCGAGCGCATCGGGCGTGTGGGCGTAGTCGACCAGCGCAGTGAAGGGCTGACCGGCGTCGACGCGCTCGAGCCGACCCGCGACCTCGGTCACGGCCCGGAGCCCTTCCGCGACGGCTCCGAGTTCGACTCCTGCGGCGAGGGCGACCGAGGTCGCCGCGAGAGCGTTCATGACGTTGAAGGTCGAGAGCAGACGGATCTCCGCCGCGAACGTCCCACGCGGCGTGACGATGGTCGCCGTCGTCCCGTCGACCGTGGAGGCGATGTCGGTGGCGCGGACCTCGCCCTGCGTGATACCGAAGGTCACCAGCCGAACGTCGGTCTCCCGGCGGAGCCACGCCGCCAGCTCGCGTCCGCGGGGGTCGTC
The sequence above is drawn from the Candidatus Effluviviaceae Genus V sp. genome and encodes:
- the murF gene encoding UDP-N-acetylmuramoyl-tripeptide--D-alanyl-D-alanine ligase codes for the protein MESRRLRDVAEALHIARKAVPDEEVLGVSTDSRTISSGELFFAVPGENYDGHAYVAEAMRRGAVAAVVERGRPDIPSADERAGETGAVVEGDRLLEVGDTVEALIDLAGWYRDDFSPVVVGITGSNGKTTTKDMVASVLTTRHRTLRTEGNYNNHIGVPHTLFRLESDTEAAVVEIGMNHPGEITTLAGAARPSVGVITNVAASHLESMKDLETIARAKGELLEALPENGTAVLNADDERVMSQAARGPETTVTFGLGPDADVRGSDVRAEGGTVRFTVGGTAFTLPVPGRHNVMNALAAVAVGDLLGVPRDDAAEALSSFEPTANRMQVLTAGEWTILNDTYNANPGSVAVAVETAVTLAAGRPVVAVLGDMLELGDAARDAHRDVGALAARAAVDRLFLTGEHAGDVRDGAVEFGMDPDRIAIEVSRAALPGAIAEALIGSAVILVKGSRGMRMEEVVESLVREAPASGTGR
- a CDS encoding UDP-N-acetylmuramoyl-L-alanyl-D-glutamate--2,6-diaminopimelate ligase; the encoded protein is SGDPATGGRRVALGRLLEAVDVRDPGPEGAVGITSVEYDSRRVGNGSLFVAVRGFVTDGHRFVADAAEQGAAAALVESLTGASPIPEFVVPDTRRALGLAAHEFFGHPSDSMTVHGITGTNGKTTTSYLVHSIMQQAGLASGVVGTLGHTTGGGAAPGSLTSPEASDLAALMASMADAGVEVLTMEVSSHALALERTAGTRFDTATFTNLSRDHLDFHRTLDEYWESKRKLFEQLSGGGGKPDAAAVVNTDDPRGRELAAWLRRETDVRLVTFGITQGEVRATDIASTVDGTTATIVTPRGTFAAEIRLLSTFNVMNALAATSVALAAGVELGAVAEGLRAVTEVAGRLERVDAGQPFTALVDYAHTPDALEKALAALRDLDPGRLIVVFGCGGDRDRGKRPQMGEIAARQADVVIVTSDNPRTEDPSTIIADILNGVRANESGADVEVVPDRRAAIVRAVGIARKGDVVLVAGKGHEDYQIIGTEKRHFDDREEIRAAVETTLPGGE